From a single Nocardioides panacis genomic region:
- a CDS encoding STAS domain-containing protein, with the protein MHAAGELDLKTVEPFRVMVTKAVNSACAARVVVDLRDVTFIDSTALGVLVRAHNRLTTQKRHLTVRTKHPLVLHLFEITGLTDLLDIQD; encoded by the coding sequence GTGCACGCCGCGGGCGAGCTGGACCTCAAGACGGTCGAACCCTTCCGGGTCATGGTCACCAAGGCGGTGAACAGCGCCTGCGCGGCTCGCGTCGTCGTCGACCTGCGTGACGTCACCTTCATCGACTCGACGGCGCTCGGGGTGCTGGTCCGTGCCCACAACCGGCTGACGACGCAGAAGCGTCACCTGACCGTGCGGACGAAGCACCCGCTCGTCCTGCACCTGTTCGAGATCACCGGGTTGACGGATCTGCTCGACATCCAGGACTGA